A window of the Streptomyces formicae genome harbors these coding sequences:
- a CDS encoding fatty acid desaturase family protein, protein MPQASVTTALAPEPGPHPGRPAGRSADSSEDRPRDGSEGRSSDGSEDRPRDRSGGSDFAPLLRTAKEQGLLGRRTGWYARVIAVNLLALAAVVTAIALIGPSWWVLPLAAPLAVLSARTAFIAHDAGHAQITPDRRTGRIIQLFHGNLLLGMSQDWWNDKHNRHHANPNHVDKDPDVAPDVLVFSKDHTGGRTGFRGWLTRHQAWLFFPLTTLEGIALKAHGFRHVFSRSADSPSGARGRARDRAVEGGLLVAHAVGYAALLLTALTPLQALVFALLHQMLLGLHLGMAFAPNHKGMAMPGADGGQRWGHLQRQVLTSRNIWGHLQRQVLTSRNIRGGALTDWLLGGLNYQIEHHLFPSMPRPHLRLVQPLVRAHCRRQGLPYTETGLIDSYRQALGHLHEVGGELRAARGTS, encoded by the coding sequence ATGCCCCAGGCCAGTGTCACCACCGCCCTCGCCCCCGAGCCCGGACCGCACCCCGGCAGACCCGCCGGCCGGTCCGCGGACAGCTCCGAGGACAGGCCCAGGGACGGGTCCGAGGGCAGGTCCAGCGACGGGTCCGAGGACAGGCCCAGGGACCGGTCCGGGGGCAGCGACTTCGCCCCGCTGCTGCGGACCGCGAAGGAGCAGGGCCTCCTCGGCCGCCGCACCGGCTGGTACGCACGCGTCATCGCCGTCAATCTGCTCGCCCTGGCCGCCGTCGTCACCGCGATCGCCCTCATCGGCCCGTCCTGGTGGGTGCTCCCGCTCGCCGCGCCCCTCGCGGTGCTGTCCGCGCGGACCGCCTTCATCGCCCACGACGCCGGCCACGCACAGATCACCCCGGACCGGCGGACCGGCCGCATCATCCAGCTCTTCCACGGGAACCTGCTGCTCGGCATGAGCCAGGACTGGTGGAACGACAAGCACAACCGCCACCACGCCAACCCCAACCACGTCGACAAGGACCCCGACGTCGCACCCGACGTCCTCGTCTTCAGCAAGGACCACACCGGCGGTCGCACCGGCTTCCGCGGCTGGCTCACCCGCCACCAGGCATGGCTCTTCTTCCCGCTCACCACCCTCGAAGGCATCGCACTCAAGGCCCACGGCTTCCGGCACGTCTTCTCGCGGTCCGCGGACAGCCCCTCCGGCGCCCGGGGCCGCGCGCGTGACCGCGCCGTCGAGGGCGGGCTCCTCGTCGCCCATGCCGTCGGGTACGCAGCCCTGCTGCTGACCGCCCTCACACCGCTCCAGGCCCTCGTCTTCGCCCTGCTCCACCAGATGCTGCTCGGCCTCCACCTCGGGATGGCGTTCGCACCGAACCACAAGGGCATGGCGATGCCGGGAGCGGACGGCGGCCAGCGCTGGGGCCACCTCCAGCGGCAGGTCCTGACCTCGCGCAACATCTGGGGCCACCTCCAGCGGCAGGTCCTGACCTCGCGCAACATACGGGGCGGCGCCCTGACCGACTGGCTGCTCGGGGGCCTGAACTACCAGATCGAGCACCATCTCTTCCCGAGCATGCCCCGGCCCCATCTGCGGCTCGTCCAGCCGCTGGTCCGCGCCCACTGCCGCCGCCAGGGCCTGCCGTACACGGAGACCGGGCTGATCGACTCGTACCGGCAGGCGCTCGGCCATCTGCACGAGGTCGGCGGGGAACTGCGCGCCGCACGGGGCACGAGCTGA
- a CDS encoding MOSC domain-containing protein — MSIGGRVTTVSSNGEYSFTKPNRESITLLTGLGVEGDVHAGVTVKHRSRVAQDPTQPNLRQVHLIHEELFDEVRTAGFEVHPGDLGENVTTSGIDLLGLPTGTLLHLGSEAVVEVTGLRNPCLQIDLFQDGLLKQVVGRDDEGAIVRKAGIMSVVRTGGVVRPGDTVTVKLPDGPHRPLERV, encoded by the coding sequence ATGAGCATCGGTGGACGGGTCACCACGGTCAGCAGCAACGGTGAATACTCCTTCACCAAGCCGAACCGGGAGAGCATCACCCTGCTCACCGGACTCGGCGTGGAAGGCGACGTCCACGCGGGGGTGACCGTCAAGCACCGCTCCCGTGTCGCGCAGGACCCCACCCAGCCCAACCTCCGCCAGGTCCACCTCATCCACGAGGAGCTCTTCGACGAGGTGCGGACGGCGGGCTTCGAGGTCCACCCCGGCGACCTCGGGGAGAACGTCACGACCAGCGGCATCGACCTGCTGGGCCTGCCCACCGGCACGCTGCTGCACCTCGGTTCCGAGGCGGTCGTCGAGGTCACCGGGCTGCGCAATCCGTGCCTCCAGATCGACCTCTTCCAGGACGGGCTCCTCAAGCAGGTCGTCGGCCGCGACGACGAGGGCGCGATCGTCCGCAAGGCCGGGATCATGTCCGTCGTCAGGACCGGCGGCGTGGTGCGGCCCGGCGACACCGTCACAGTGAAGCTTCCGGACGGGCCGCACCGGCCCCTGGAACGGGTCTGA